A window from Synergistaceae bacterium DZ-S4 encodes these proteins:
- the nrdR gene encoding transcriptional regulator NrdR, with translation MRCPVCGAPETRVIETRSVDEGRVNRRRRECPECQNRFTTYERLEEKNYLWVVKKDGSREAFDRDKLMKGLQRACEKLAVPLERIEEAVAGIEAKVRAGGQGEIPTSVIGEYASEELRKINKVAYVRFASVYREFTDISSFTHEIAKLLEDKEAHRNGK, from the coding sequence ATGCGCTGTCCGGTATGCGGTGCACCTGAGACAAGAGTCATTGAAACCAGAAGCGTTGATGAGGGCAGGGTAAACCGGAGGAGGCGCGAATGCCCGGAGTGTCAGAACCGTTTTACCACTTACGAGAGGCTTGAAGAGAAAAACTACCTCTGGGTGGTCAAGAAGGACGGGAGCAGGGAGGCTTTTGACAGGGACAAACTTATGAAGGGACTTCAGAGAGCATGTGAAAAGCTGGCAGTCCCGCTTGAGAGGATAGAAGAAGCAGTTGCAGGCATTGAAGCGAAAGTAAGGGCAGGCGGACAGGGGGAGATCCCCACCTCAGTGATCGGAGAATATGCTTCAGAAGAGCTGAGAAAAATTAACAAAGTCGCTTACGTCAGGTTTGCGTCAGTTTACAGGGAATTCACTGATATCTCCAGCTTCACGCATGAGATAGCAAAACTACTGGAGGACAAGGAGGCACATCGTAATGGCAAATGA
- the nrdD gene encoding anaerobic ribonucleoside-triphosphate reductase — MANDALQEPGSYFGKQGKLFEKQGESTDLALMVDALAQEESSPWDASRIRDALIIEAGVDPATAEGIALEVEEELLRYGRSHVTTTIIREMVNVKLFQRGLEAKLADHSRIGLPVHDLEKMMLTKNKENSNTSHNPESINLSIAEMVLKEYALTKVFTKDVADAHLKGDIHLHDLGMVNRPYCSGQSVAYVARYGLNIPSITSVSNPAKHADVLLAHILKMTSVLQNHFAGAIGWDAVNMYFAPYLVGWTYDQHKQLAQQLIFEFNQLAGGRGGQVAFTDINLYYEIPNHFRDVPAIGPGGKFTGKTYADYDAESKLFLKALFDVYMDGDSRGQPFFFPKPLLHITDYFFREPGWEEFLHQACALSSEKGNTYFVFDRGGVAKLSECCRLSFELTPEDLDEAKHPWKMRYCALQNVTLNLPRAAYRCNGDEEALFEIIDEEMELAAKAHLQKRAFIKSILDLGLHGPLAALCVSHDDEGYLRMRKASHLIGILGLNEMVEAVTGSQLHESEHAEQLGKAVIQYMDLKCQQLSERLGLKIVLEQTPAESTALRFAKLDLRSYPDVARRYIKGSFETGEIYYTNSTHLNYKLVQDPIDKVMREGELHPMIKAGAITHVWMGEHKPDPAALASFVIKTFRHSENAQVAFSPEFTICNDCNHIERGLSDSCSRCGSEDVDGITRVTGYFTRTSSWNAGKRGELRDRARGPVKAPV, encoded by the coding sequence ATGGCAAATGATGCATTACAGGAACCGGGGTCATATTTCGGCAAACAGGGAAAACTCTTTGAGAAGCAGGGGGAGTCTACAGACCTTGCGCTTATGGTCGATGCTCTCGCCCAGGAAGAAAGCTCTCCCTGGGATGCCAGCAGGATCAGGGACGCCCTTATAATAGAGGCAGGAGTCGATCCTGCCACAGCCGAAGGCATAGCACTTGAGGTGGAAGAGGAACTCCTGAGGTATGGGAGGAGCCATGTCACGACAACGATCATCCGTGAAATGGTCAACGTCAAGCTTTTTCAGAGAGGCCTGGAGGCAAAACTTGCCGACCACAGCAGGATAGGCCTTCCTGTACACGACCTTGAGAAGATGATGCTCACCAAAAACAAGGAAAACAGCAATACGAGCCACAACCCAGAATCGATAAATCTTTCGATAGCAGAGATGGTCCTCAAGGAATACGCACTTACAAAAGTATTCACAAAAGACGTAGCCGATGCGCATCTTAAGGGAGACATCCACCTGCATGACCTGGGAATGGTCAACCGTCCTTATTGTTCCGGGCAGAGCGTCGCGTACGTTGCCCGCTACGGCCTTAATATCCCTTCTATAACAAGCGTCTCCAACCCGGCGAAGCACGCCGACGTGCTCCTTGCCCACATACTCAAGATGACATCGGTGCTGCAGAACCACTTTGCCGGAGCCATTGGATGGGACGCCGTCAACATGTACTTTGCCCCCTATCTGGTGGGGTGGACATACGATCAGCACAAACAACTTGCACAGCAGCTGATATTTGAATTCAACCAGCTGGCCGGAGGCAGGGGCGGACAGGTGGCCTTCACAGATATAAACCTTTATTACGAGATACCAAACCACTTCAGGGACGTCCCTGCGATCGGACCGGGAGGAAAATTTACCGGAAAGACATATGCCGACTACGATGCGGAATCGAAGCTCTTCCTGAAGGCGCTGTTTGACGTCTACATGGACGGAGACAGCAGAGGACAGCCATTCTTCTTCCCCAAGCCGCTGCTGCACATCACCGATTATTTCTTCAGGGAACCTGGTTGGGAAGAATTCCTTCATCAGGCCTGCGCCCTTTCGTCTGAAAAGGGTAACACATATTTTGTATTTGACCGGGGCGGAGTAGCGAAACTCTCAGAATGCTGCAGGCTCTCTTTTGAGCTGACGCCCGAGGACCTTGACGAGGCAAAGCACCCATGGAAGATGCGCTACTGTGCGCTGCAGAACGTGACACTGAACCTTCCGAGGGCAGCATACAGGTGCAACGGGGACGAAGAGGCTCTCTTTGAGATAATAGACGAAGAGATGGAACTGGCTGCGAAGGCGCATCTCCAGAAAAGGGCTTTCATAAAGAGCATACTGGACCTCGGCCTGCATGGTCCGCTAGCGGCACTCTGCGTATCACACGACGACGAGGGATACCTCAGGATGAGGAAGGCAAGCCACCTGATCGGGATACTCGGCCTCAACGAGATGGTGGAGGCTGTTACCGGAAGCCAGCTTCACGAGAGCGAACATGCGGAACAGCTGGGCAAGGCCGTGATACAGTATATGGATCTCAAGTGCCAGCAGCTATCCGAAAGGCTTGGCCTAAAGATAGTGCTTGAACAGACTCCCGCAGAGAGCACCGCACTTCGCTTCGCCAAGCTTGACCTGAGGTCATATCCCGATGTTGCCCGCCGGTACATTAAAGGAAGTTTCGAGACAGGTGAAATATATTACACAAACAGCACTCATCTCAATTATAAACTGGTCCAGGACCCTATAGACAAGGTAATGAGGGAAGGAGAGCTCCACCCGATGATCAAGGCGGGAGCCATCACCCACGTATGGATGGGAGAACACAAGCCCGATCCGGCGGCGCTGGCCTCCTTTGTCATCAAGACGTTCAGGCATTCAGAAAACGCGCAGGTCGCCTTCAGTCCCGAATTTACTATATGCAACGATTGCAACCACATTGAGAGAGGGCTTTCCGATTCCTGCTCGAGATGCGGCTCTGAAGATGTCGACGGCATTACAAGGGTAACAGGGTATTTCACAAGGACTTCTTCCTGGAACGCAGGCAAGAGGGGAGAGCTCAGAGACAGGGCAAGAGGTCCGGTCAAGGCTCCGGTATGA
- a CDS encoding anaerobic ribonucleoside-triphosphate reductase activating protein, which translates to MTVPVDPERFIAGGYLPASFLDWDGHVAAVVFTRGCNFRCPWCHNSELVLGKSEKLDLVRITDDIRRRKKFLDGVVLTGGEPTLWSGLFDFIRKMKELEISVKLDTNGSMPEILERLLEEDLASHVAMDVKSPIDRCSLKRVTGVDADPEAISKSIALIKRAAPSYEFRTTFIDGLLTIEDMKKIRNELDDDSHWVIQPFRPVGCLDPDFCSRPPADPDRLKKEFPDIRVRG; encoded by the coding sequence ATGACAGTACCTGTAGATCCTGAAAGATTTATTGCGGGGGGATATCTCCCCGCATCTTTTTTAGACTGGGACGGACATGTCGCTGCAGTGGTATTCACACGTGGATGCAATTTCAGGTGTCCCTGGTGCCATAACAGCGAACTTGTACTTGGTAAGAGCGAAAAGCTGGACTTGGTCCGGATAACAGACGATATACGCAGGAGAAAAAAATTCCTTGACGGGGTCGTCCTTACAGGAGGGGAGCCTACACTTTGGAGCGGACTCTTCGATTTTATTCGGAAAATGAAAGAGCTTGAAATAAGCGTAAAACTTGACACCAACGGCTCGATGCCTGAGATCCTTGAAAGGCTTCTTGAAGAGGACCTGGCGAGCCATGTGGCGATGGATGTCAAATCACCGATTGACAGATGTTCCCTCAAAAGAGTTACTGGAGTCGATGCGGATCCTGAGGCCATAAGCAAAAGCATTGCCCTGATAAAAAGGGCAGCACCATCATATGAGTTCAGGACGACTTTTATCGACGGTCTCCTCACCATCGAAGACATGAAGAAAATCAGAAATGAGCTGGACGACGACTCTCACTGGGTGATACAGCCATTCAGGCCAGTCGGCTGCCTTGACCCCGATTTCTGCAGCCGTCCCCCGGCAGACCCAGACAGGCTCAAGAAAGAGTTCCCGGACATCAGGGTTAGAGGATGA
- a CDS encoding ABC transporter substrate-binding protein: MKLTKKIMVAFCIILVMAGMAMAADTVKIGVYLPVTGGNAIGGQLELDGVKLAHKEAPTVLGKKVEIIFVDNKSDKVEAANAVKRLVEKEKVNAIIGTYGSSLAMAGGEVAEKARIPMVGTSCTNPLVTQGKKYVFRVCFIDPFQGAGAAAFAKEELKAKTAACLIEVTEDYSVGLASFFERSFTKNGGKIVAKLNYQKGDQDFTAQLTEIISKNPDVLYIPANFAEGAIIMRQAKELGAKFKILGGDAMDNPEIVKIGGDSVEGFSYTTFAYAPEMPKMSPIAKKFTENWKKAFPGKDPNALTACGYDSYMLILDAIKRANSDDPEKITAAIAATKNFPGVTGNTTINASHDAEKSVGIMQIKNGKRIFLTVVEPK, encoded by the coding sequence GTGAAGTTAACGAAGAAGATCATGGTGGCTTTTTGTATCATACTCGTCATGGCAGGAATGGCTATGGCAGCAGATACGGTGAAGATCGGAGTTTACCTCCCTGTAACAGGAGGAAACGCGATAGGCGGACAGCTTGAGCTTGACGGCGTTAAGCTGGCCCACAAGGAAGCACCGACCGTACTCGGTAAAAAGGTTGAGATCATATTCGTCGACAACAAGAGCGACAAGGTCGAAGCCGCAAATGCAGTCAAAAGGCTTGTAGAAAAAGAGAAGGTCAACGCAATAATTGGGACATACGGTTCTTCGCTTGCAATGGCGGGGGGAGAAGTCGCCGAGAAGGCCCGTATCCCGATGGTGGGTACCTCCTGCACCAACCCCCTTGTTACCCAGGGCAAAAAGTACGTCTTCCGCGTATGCTTCATCGACCCCTTCCAGGGAGCAGGCGCAGCTGCCTTCGCCAAGGAAGAGCTGAAGGCAAAGACAGCGGCATGCCTTATAGAGGTAACTGAGGACTACAGCGTGGGACTCGCGTCATTCTTCGAGCGCAGTTTTACGAAAAACGGCGGCAAAATTGTTGCGAAACTGAACTATCAGAAGGGCGACCAGGACTTCACAGCCCAGCTTACGGAGATAATCAGCAAGAACCCTGATGTTCTTTACATCCCTGCAAACTTTGCCGAAGGCGCGATAATAATGCGCCAAGCCAAGGAACTTGGCGCCAAGTTCAAAATTTTGGGCGGCGACGCAATGGACAACCCCGAAATAGTCAAGATCGGCGGAGACTCTGTCGAAGGTTTCAGCTACACTACATTCGCATATGCGCCCGAGATGCCCAAAATGAGCCCGATAGCCAAGAAATTCACAGAAAACTGGAAGAAAGCTTTCCCCGGCAAGGACCCCAACGCACTCACAGCATGCGGTTATGACAGCTATATGCTCATCCTCGATGCCATCAAGCGTGCAAACAGCGACGATCCTGAGAAGATAACGGCAGCTATCGCTGCAACAAAGAACTTCCCCGGAGTCACAGGAAATACAACGATCAACGCTTCCCACGACGCAGAGAAGTCTGTCGGGATCATGCAGATCAAGAACGGTAAGAGGATATTCCTTACTGTAGTAGAACCTAAATAA
- a CDS encoding branched-chain amino acid ABC transporter permease, with protein sequence MTLDMFIQHAFNALTLGSLYGLIAIGYTMVYGILRLINFAHGDIFMISAYFVFFAITLLNLPWVAAVVLSIAGTALFGVMVDRIAYRPLRDAPRISALISAIGVSFFIENICLVLFTGVPKPMPRLEMLVTVMQFGNIRILPLAIFVPVSSFLLVAALLWVLYKTPPGLAMRAISKDIETTRLMGVRVDRIIALTFAIGSALAAAAGIMWALRYPQIHPFMGVFPGFKAFIAAVFGGIGSVQGAMIGGLLLGFIEIMIIAFFPALSGYRDAFAFVLLIMILFVKPTGLMGEKLEDKI encoded by the coding sequence ATGACTCTGGACATGTTTATTCAGCACGCATTCAATGCGTTGACGCTTGGAAGCCTTTATGGCCTGATCGCTATCGGCTACACCATGGTCTACGGTATACTCAGGCTGATCAACTTCGCACACGGCGACATCTTCATGATAAGCGCCTACTTCGTTTTTTTTGCAATAACTCTGCTCAACCTTCCCTGGGTCGCAGCGGTCGTCCTTTCGATCGCGGGTACGGCACTTTTCGGAGTAATGGTGGACCGGATAGCCTACAGGCCTCTGAGGGATGCTCCGAGGATATCAGCTCTCATAAGCGCGATCGGAGTATCATTTTTTATTGAAAATATCTGCCTGGTGCTCTTTACCGGGGTCCCGAAACCGATGCCCAGGCTTGAGATGCTTGTAACTGTAATGCAGTTTGGCAATATAAGGATCCTTCCGCTGGCAATATTTGTCCCAGTGAGTTCCTTCCTGCTCGTTGCGGCTCTTTTATGGGTGCTTTACAAAACTCCGCCCGGACTGGCGATGAGGGCCATATCAAAGGACATAGAGACGACCCGTCTGATGGGGGTCAGAGTAGACAGGATAATCGCCCTGACATTCGCTATAGGCTCAGCCCTTGCAGCAGCCGCAGGCATAATGTGGGCGCTCAGGTATCCGCAGATCCACCCGTTCATGGGAGTCTTTCCCGGATTCAAGGCGTTCATCGCTGCGGTCTTCGGGGGCATTGGCTCTGTTCAGGGAGCGATGATCGGAGGTCTCCTGCTTGGATTCATTGAGATAATGATAATAGCGTTCTTCCCGGCACTTTCGGGTTACAGGGACGCTTTTGCCTTCGTGCTGCTTATAATGATACTTTTCGTAAAGCCTACCGGGCTGATGGGTGAGAAACTGGAGGACAAGATATGA
- a CDS encoding branched-chain amino acid ABC transporter permease produces MMEKKTKIILNLSLTLMLAVFLWWAQGNLDGYKVQVLNLIAVNAILALSLNLIYGFTGMFSLGHAGFMAIGAYVSAILILPAAQKEMMYILEPIIWPFSVLEAPFFVSVLAGGLVAAVLGLLIALPVLRLGGDYLGIATLGFAEIIRVVFTNITPVTNGALGLKGIPPYADLGWNYFWCILTFYVIVKLLSSNFGNCLRAIRDDEVAAKAMGINTFKCKAISFAVGAFFAGVGGALMGSLITTIDPKMFNFQLTFNILMIVVAGGLGSITGSMVGAVVITVLLEWLRFVEDTIEIGSFVIAGIPGMRMVIFSLVLLFIILYRREGIIGGYEFSWDSVAGCFGNKKEDE; encoded by the coding sequence ATGATGGAGAAAAAAACAAAGATCATTCTCAACCTCTCACTGACCCTTATGCTTGCGGTCTTTCTATGGTGGGCGCAGGGCAACCTCGACGGTTACAAGGTACAGGTGCTTAACCTGATAGCGGTCAACGCTATCCTTGCACTCAGCCTCAACCTGATTTACGGCTTCACAGGAATGTTCTCGCTCGGCCATGCAGGTTTCATGGCGATAGGGGCCTATGTTAGCGCCATCCTGATCCTTCCTGCCGCACAAAAAGAGATGATGTACATACTTGAACCGATAATATGGCCGTTTTCCGTCCTGGAGGCACCCTTCTTTGTATCAGTCCTAGCGGGCGGCCTTGTCGCCGCGGTGCTGGGTCTTCTCATAGCCCTGCCCGTCCTTCGCCTGGGTGGAGACTATCTGGGGATAGCCACGCTCGGTTTTGCCGAGATAATAAGGGTGGTATTCACCAATATTACTCCTGTAACGAACGGAGCGCTGGGGCTGAAGGGAATACCTCCATATGCCGATCTGGGGTGGAATTATTTCTGGTGCATCCTTACCTTCTACGTGATAGTAAAACTCCTCTCCAGCAACTTCGGGAACTGCCTCAGGGCCATACGCGACGATGAGGTCGCTGCAAAGGCCATGGGCATAAATACCTTTAAGTGCAAGGCGATATCATTTGCTGTAGGCGCTTTTTTTGCCGGAGTGGGGGGGGCGCTGATGGGAAGCCTGATCACGACGATCGACCCCAAGATGTTCAACTTTCAGCTTACTTTCAACATCCTTATGATAGTTGTTGCAGGCGGACTTGGGTCGATAACAGGATCGATGGTCGGAGCGGTCGTCATAACAGTTCTGCTTGAATGGCTCAGGTTTGTCGAAGACACGATCGAGATAGGTTCCTTTGTGATCGCTGGCATCCCCGGAATGAGGATGGTCATCTTCTCACTGGTCCTTCTTTTCATTATCCTCTACCGCAGGGAAGGGATAATAGGGGGGTACGAGTTCAGCTGGGACAGCGTGGCCGGATGCTTCGGGAACAAAAAGGAGGACGAATAG
- a CDS encoding ABC transporter ATP-binding protein: protein MARSVLKTEKVTIRFGGLTAVGNFTIDIGEGSISSLIGPNGAGKTTCFNIITGFYSPTEGKVFFMGKDITGMKPHDVCRAGIARTFQNIRLFAGGTVLQNVMTACWVRQRSPWWTAPLMLPGFLREERGIREKSMELLNAVGLGHLSKEIATGLPYGAQRRLEIARALATEPKLLLLDEPAAGMNPQESRELMDFIRQIRDRFELTILLIEHDMKVVMGVSEWIRVLDYGQLIAEGTPAEIRSNCKVIEAYLGKEAAVCAEN from the coding sequence ATGGCCAGATCCGTTCTCAAAACAGAAAAAGTGACGATACGGTTCGGCGGACTGACAGCCGTCGGAAACTTCACCATAGATATCGGCGAGGGAAGCATCTCCAGCCTGATCGGTCCGAATGGTGCGGGCAAGACCACATGCTTCAACATAATCACCGGTTTTTACTCTCCCACTGAAGGCAAAGTCTTTTTTATGGGCAAAGATATAACCGGAATGAAGCCGCATGATGTGTGCAGAGCAGGTATTGCCAGGACATTCCAGAATATAAGGCTATTTGCGGGAGGCACTGTCCTTCAGAACGTAATGACGGCATGCTGGGTGCGCCAGAGATCGCCATGGTGGACAGCGCCGCTGATGCTTCCGGGTTTTCTCAGAGAAGAGCGCGGAATAAGGGAAAAATCGATGGAACTTCTGAATGCGGTCGGACTGGGGCATCTTTCAAAGGAGATAGCTACCGGACTGCCTTACGGAGCCCAAAGAAGGCTTGAAATAGCAAGGGCGCTTGCCACTGAACCCAAACTCCTGCTGCTCGACGAACCTGCAGCCGGAATGAACCCCCAGGAAAGCCGGGAACTTATGGATTTCATAAGGCAGATAAGGGACAGGTTCGAACTTACCATCCTCCTTATCGAGCACGACATGAAGGTCGTCATGGGAGTATCCGAATGGATCAGAGTGCTCGACTACGGACAGCTGATCGCAGAAGGCACCCCTGCAGAGATACGTTCCAACTGCAAAGTTATTGAGGCATACCTCGGAAAGGAGGCTGCCGTCTGTGCTGAAAATTGA
- a CDS encoding ABC transporter ATP-binding protein, which translates to MLKIENLNVRYGGIHAIRGISMEVPIGKIVTLIGANGAGKSSTLRSVAGLVKGKTGSISWKGKNLLGLLPEEILMSGVALCPEGRRIFPQLTVLENLKLGGYVRKDKSGLENSIERAFGLFPRLKERAWQKGGTLSGGEQQMLALARAMMSDPELIMMDEPSLGLAPLLVEEVFEIIREINKEGKTILLVEQNAFGALNVADYAYVLEVGAITLEGKGKDLLKDRRVIDAYLGG; encoded by the coding sequence GTGCTGAAAATTGAGAACCTCAACGTACGTTATGGGGGCATACATGCCATAAGAGGTATATCGATGGAAGTCCCCATCGGGAAAATAGTAACTCTGATAGGTGCCAACGGTGCAGGAAAGAGCAGTACCCTGAGATCTGTTGCCGGACTGGTAAAGGGTAAGACCGGAAGCATATCTTGGAAGGGCAAAAACCTCCTGGGACTCCTCCCGGAAGAGATACTGATGTCGGGAGTAGCACTGTGTCCGGAAGGCAGAAGGATCTTTCCTCAGCTTACCGTCCTTGAAAATTTAAAACTTGGCGGCTACGTACGCAAAGACAAGTCAGGTCTTGAGAACTCCATTGAAAGGGCATTCGGACTTTTCCCGAGGCTTAAGGAAAGGGCCTGGCAGAAGGGAGGGACCCTTTCGGGCGGGGAGCAGCAGATGCTTGCCCTTGCAAGGGCAATGATGAGCGACCCGGAACTTATTATGATGGACGAACCGTCCCTCGGACTTGCCCCTCTTCTGGTAGAAGAGGTCTTTGAGATAATCCGCGAGATCAACAAGGAGGGCAAGACGATACTTCTTGTCGAACAGAACGCCTTTGGAGCCCTTAATGTCGCTGACTACGCCTACGTCCTTGAAGTCGGGGCAATAACGCTTGAGGGCAAAGGCAAAGACCTGTTGAAAGACCGGCGGGTCATAGATGCCTACCTTGGGGGCTGA
- the pgsA gene encoding CDP-diacylglycerol--glycerol-3-phosphate 3-phosphatidyltransferase: MKIPSALNLPNLLSISRVFLVPVVMVFLTLRTQFGFIEGVSIGDLLAGVIFIIASLTDAADGYIARKRGIVTNLGKFIDPLADKIMVVAVLVALVDLHRVPAWMVVVIISREFIVTGLRMIAASEGVVIAASKGGKLKTVSQIIGIILLIFNLPGGLAVMWVAMVLTIWSGGDYLVKCIDLLD, translated from the coding sequence ATGAAAATACCTTCTGCACTGAACCTGCCAAATCTGCTCAGCATATCGAGAGTCTTTCTCGTTCCTGTTGTGATGGTATTCCTTACATTGAGGACTCAGTTCGGATTTATCGAAGGGGTCAGCATAGGAGATCTTCTGGCCGGTGTTATCTTCATAATCGCTTCCCTGACTGACGCAGCCGACGGCTATATTGCAAGAAAAAGGGGTATAGTGACTAACCTGGGTAAATTTATTGACCCGCTTGCTGACAAAATAATGGTCGTTGCTGTCCTGGTCGCACTTGTAGACCTTCACAGAGTCCCTGCATGGATGGTGGTAGTGATAATCTCAAGGGAGTTTATAGTTACCGGACTCAGAATGATAGCGGCCTCAGAAGGTGTCGTGATCGCGGCGTCAAAAGGCGGCAAGCTGAAAACCGTGAGCCAGATAATAGGGATAATACTGCTTATTTTCAATCTGCCCGGAGGCCTTGCAGTGATGTGGGTCGCCATGGTCCTCACGATATGGTCGGGAGGGGACTATCTGGTCAAATGCATTGACCTGCTCGACTGA
- a CDS encoding M20 family metallo-hydrolase, protein MKDDLYKTIERFEPQMVSLLSGLIGIPAISPLGGGAGEYRKAAYIAESLEKMGFGKPEVYNAADPAAEEGVRPNLIFRIPGKTSRRLWIVSHIDVVPEGDRGLWDTDPFKAVVRDRRIYGRGSNDNCQELVSSLYAVAALKELKLTPEFEVCLCFVADEEVGSVHGIRHLIKEGLFSPDDLVIVPDGGNEKGDFIEIAEKSICWIEFTVEGKQVHASKPGLGSNACRAANELSCALDSALHKAFPDEDKIFDPSVSTFEPTRRNANVPNVNTVPGREVFCFDCRVLPNIPLEEVLKVVDAEIRKIRERRNVGVTYEFLQKEQAPAPTPTDSPVVRMLREAIMDVYAFEPHVGGVGGGTCAKYFRDEGIPAVVWCQEADVAHMPNEYAEIDHMVNEAKVFALMMLNKN, encoded by the coding sequence ATGAAGGATGACCTTTATAAGACCATTGAGAGATTCGAACCGCAGATGGTATCGCTGCTCTCCGGACTGATCGGGATACCGGCAATAAGCCCGCTTGGCGGAGGTGCCGGAGAATACAGGAAAGCGGCATACATTGCAGAGAGCCTGGAAAAGATGGGTTTTGGAAAGCCCGAGGTATACAACGCTGCGGATCCGGCAGCCGAAGAAGGGGTAAGGCCGAATCTTATCTTCAGGATACCCGGAAAAACATCGAGACGGCTCTGGATCGTTTCACATATAGATGTGGTCCCGGAAGGTGACAGGGGATTATGGGACACAGATCCCTTTAAAGCAGTCGTCAGGGACAGGAGAATATACGGGAGGGGATCCAACGACAACTGCCAGGAACTGGTCTCGTCACTTTATGCGGTTGCAGCCCTGAAGGAGCTGAAACTAACCCCTGAATTTGAAGTCTGCCTCTGTTTCGTAGCGGACGAAGAGGTAGGAAGTGTTCACGGGATAAGGCATCTGATCAAAGAGGGTCTTTTCAGCCCTGATGATCTCGTGATAGTTCCTGACGGAGGCAATGAAAAGGGCGATTTTATCGAGATAGCGGAGAAGAGCATCTGCTGGATAGAGTTCACTGTAGAGGGGAAACAGGTGCATGCGAGCAAACCGGGGCTTGGCAGCAACGCCTGCAGGGCTGCTAACGAGCTTTCATGTGCTCTTGATTCGGCGCTTCACAAAGCATTCCCCGATGAGGATAAAATATTTGACCCCTCAGTTTCAACTTTCGAACCCACGAGGCGCAATGCCAACGTGCCGAATGTGAACACAGTTCCAGGACGTGAAGTTTTCTGTTTTGACTGCAGAGTTCTGCCGAACATACCTCTTGAAGAGGTGCTGAAGGTCGTTGATGCCGAGATCAGAAAAATCCGGGAGAGAAGGAATGTCGGAGTGACATACGAATTCCTCCAGAAGGAGCAGGCGCCGGCTCCCACGCCCACCGATTCACCAGTTGTCAGGATGCTTAGGGAAGCAATAATGGACGTTTACGCATTCGAGCCCCACGTGGGCGGAGTCGGGGGAGGGACATGCGCTAAATATTTCCGTGATGAAGGGATCCCGGCCGTTGTATGGTGTCAGGAAGCCGACGTTGCACATATGCCCAACGAGTATGCCGAGATAGACCACATGGTAAACGAAGCGAAGGTCTTCGCCCTCATGATGCTTAACAAGAACTGA